A genomic window from Periweissella cryptocerci includes:
- a CDS encoding SDR family NAD(P)-dependent oxidoreductase: MNDVKGKWALVTGASRGIGREIALFMAQAGANVVVQSRQLTGTTDLVAQIKALGVDAYAVAGELSEEADVLKIADEVLAKTQIDILFNNAGVQPKAHEDWSEMGTDEFIWTYKVNLMAPMILIGAFLPGMIERGWGRIINTTSGIKNQPEQTAYAASKGALDKATKDFAKKLNGTDVTMNLADPGWIRTDLGGANAHHGVETVTSGMVVAAFLDDKKTGRWFSAQDFAGMTLEDAVVKAEAQE, encoded by the coding sequence ATGAATGATGTTAAAGGCAAATGGGCATTGGTAACTGGCGCAAGTCGCGGTATTGGGCGCGAAATCGCGTTGTTCATGGCACAAGCGGGTGCTAATGTAGTTGTGCAAAGCCGGCAATTGACTGGAACAACTGACCTTGTTGCGCAAATCAAGGCACTCGGGGTCGATGCATACGCGGTGGCCGGTGAATTGAGTGAAGAAGCTGATGTATTGAAGATTGCCGATGAAGTTTTGGCAAAAACGCAAATTGATATTTTGTTTAACAATGCCGGAGTGCAACCTAAAGCACATGAAGACTGGTCTGAAATGGGGACCGATGAATTCATCTGGACATATAAAGTTAACTTGATGGCACCAATGATTTTGATTGGCGCATTCTTACCTGGCATGATTGAACGTGGCTGGGGGCGCATTATCAACACGACTAGTGGGATTAAGAATCAACCTGAACAAACTGCTTATGCGGCTTCTAAGGGAGCTCTTGATAAGGCAACGAAAGACTTCGCCAAGAAATTAAACGGCACTGATGTGACCATGAATTTGGCTGATCCTGGTTGGATTCGGACTGATTTGGGTGGCGCGAATGCACACCACGGGGTTGAAACGGTCACTTCCGGAATGGTGGTAGCAGCCTTCCTTGATGACAAGAAGACTGGTCGTTGGTTCAGTGCGCAAGACTTCGCGGGGATGACTCTCGAAGATGCTGTGGTAAAGGCTGAAGCACAAGAATAG